The Gemmata palustris genome includes a region encoding these proteins:
- a CDS encoding DEAD/DEAH box helicase family protein, protein MPPKPKKKSGPSLFDYLDDEPPATFAERVGEKPPAATFAERVRPQPPAVPAQSIPPVDPVPEVVRGPPLSSGEKGKARDIITAIKTLHQVERRGTPATPEEREALARYPGVGPVALSIFPNPANGQYKDDSWRSLGEELKALLTPDEYASARRTTFNAFYTSPAVVDAMHAALTQLGVPDGGLVLEPGCGPGTFLRPGKRYIGVELDSISARIAKALHPSQDIRNEDFQQTKLPELDAVIGNVPFADLKLDHHGQKFALHDYFFAKSVDALKPGGVLALVTSHYTLDKQNASIREYLGDKADFLGAIRLPSDAFKREGTAVVTDIVFLRKRAPGESAHHADPQWLKTEPTEIDGRALPINHYFKTHPEMVLGTYSGKDSLYGEGYSVLSRGDLAEQLKAAVGRLPRKLQVSGQTLQVSGVTHQVAPSFVPPSPERHITEGSFFVHEGRIHQMVDGTAAPVVYGGGELWANGALVGRRMGSLIELRDNARRVLQSQNEGWPESARDDARRKLNAAYDIFKSAYGPINKTTISDTADGTSNRRMPNLVKFREDPDAMLVMALEEYDEQTGEAKKSPILLKDVVGKTPPVTHVATAEEGLLVSLDRTGGVDLLLIAKLYGKPEEKVVAELGDLIYLDPESKRWETADAYLSGNVRAKLSAAERAGAARNVDALKTVQPEDVLPGDIDANLGAPWVPVSDVQKFASELFHVAPSSISIAHMAKDAVWSVEGDYTAERSVAVTSDYGTSRASGLWLFELALNMKTPVIYDPVPGDPDKRMVNQEETLRAKEKQKQIKEQFRSWVFADPDRTERLVRTYNDAFNNLRPRQFDGSHLEFPGMSDGVKLRPHQIDAIWRGMSGGNTLLAHTVGAGKTMVQAATAMKLRQAGLAKKPLICVPNHMLEQFGREFLQLYPNAKILIASKEDFTKERRKVLTAKIASGEWDAIIVTHSSFERMGMSRDYQERFLREQIAEYDELLADRAAEKFSKSNRNMIKTIEKQKAAREAKLKDLLARDKKDDGLVFDELGVDHIMIDEAHYFKNMEVATKMDRVAGIQTGGSERAFDLYMKCRYLHDQQPGHGVTFATGTPISNSLVELYTMQRFLDPIGLKSRGIEHFDAWASTFGEVVEAMEISPDGKSLKPRARFSRFVNLPELQQMFRAFSDVQTAEMLNLPRPKLEGGKPHVVACSMSDEQVELQQKLVERYERIRNGGVDPREDNALAITTDGRKLALDARMLTAGGREFEGSKVNRMVENVVGIWRKTAVTKGTQMVFCDMGVNPTSWGYCPYDEIVEKLSAHGIPRDQIAVMGDADSDAKKQALFEKVRNGAVRVLIGSTSKMGTGTNVQKRLAAMHHLDAPWKPAEVEQRDGRILRQGNQNEEVAIYRYVTEGSFDAYMWQALETKAKFIGQIMTGESGLRKAEDVGGQELSYAEVKAIASGNPAVLTLAEADAELQRLGVLKRNHADEQYLARKNLRELPQTIDRTEKRLAALETDAKTLAGGDAGVLIVGGRSVTPQDPALAIALDRIPETVSYTRRFPIGKYRGLTFGIESHPVGGSDVYLEGQASQTGLLSSHGPRAVLNALGRVADSYGELIDRAKQDRDLAQRQVADYQARIGRVFTHAAYMEELTGLRDRLKVSLSGTPAEGESTSAELAERIKSLKAGHLVEAVPARVREKPKAERRRVERIIPAAEEAKPVEEPKPEETKPADDKPEGGPGTHGTVPAFAVRVKKLQQRSLF, encoded by the coding sequence ATGCCCCCGAAGCCCAAGAAGAAGTCCGGCCCATCCCTGTTCGACTACCTCGACGACGAACCGCCAGCCACGTTCGCCGAACGTGTCGGGGAGAAACCGCCAGCAGCGACGTTCGCCGAGCGTGTGCGGCCACAGCCGCCGGCAGTCCCCGCGCAGAGCATCCCGCCCGTCGATCCCGTTCCTGAAGTAGTGCGAGGCCCTCCGCTTTCGAGCGGGGAAAAGGGCAAGGCCCGCGACATCATCACGGCGATCAAGACTCTTCACCAGGTCGAGAGGCGCGGCACACCCGCTACACCCGAAGAACGCGAGGCACTTGCCAGATACCCAGGCGTGGGGCCAGTCGCCCTCTCCATCTTCCCGAATCCCGCGAACGGCCAGTACAAGGACGATTCGTGGCGCTCTCTCGGCGAGGAATTGAAAGCACTCCTCACGCCGGACGAGTACGCCTCTGCTCGCCGGACCACATTTAACGCGTTTTACACCTCACCCGCCGTCGTCGACGCGATGCACGCCGCGCTGACGCAGCTCGGAGTGCCGGATGGTGGCCTGGTGTTGGAACCGGGCTGCGGGCCTGGCACGTTCCTGCGGCCCGGCAAGCGGTACATCGGGGTCGAACTCGACAGCATCTCCGCGCGGATCGCGAAGGCGCTGCACCCCAGCCAGGACATCCGCAACGAGGACTTTCAGCAGACCAAGCTGCCCGAACTCGACGCCGTCATCGGGAACGTCCCGTTTGCCGACCTGAAGCTCGACCACCACGGACAGAAGTTCGCGCTCCACGATTACTTCTTCGCCAAGTCAGTTGATGCCCTGAAGCCTGGCGGCGTACTGGCGCTGGTCACGTCGCACTACACCCTGGACAAGCAGAACGCCTCGATCCGAGAGTACCTGGGCGATAAGGCCGACTTCCTCGGGGCGATCCGGCTGCCGTCGGATGCGTTCAAGCGCGAGGGCACGGCGGTCGTTACCGACATCGTGTTCCTGCGGAAGCGGGCACCGGGCGAATCGGCGCACCACGCCGACCCGCAGTGGCTGAAGACCGAGCCCACCGAGATCGACGGTCGCGCGCTACCGATTAACCACTACTTCAAGACGCATCCCGAGATGGTTCTGGGCACGTACTCGGGAAAGGACTCGCTCTACGGCGAGGGGTACAGCGTCCTGTCGCGTGGCGATCTTGCGGAGCAGTTGAAGGCTGCGGTGGGAAGACTGCCCCGTAAGCTTCAAGTATCAGGCCAAACTCTTCAAGTAAGCGGCGTAACTCATCAAGTAGCCCCTTCTTTTGTCCCTCCCTCGCCCGAACGCCACATCACCGAGGGCAGCTTTTTCGTCCACGAGGGGCGCATCCATCAGATGGTCGATGGCACCGCCGCGCCCGTCGTGTATGGGGGCGGGGAGCTGTGGGCCAACGGCGCGCTGGTCGGTCGTCGGATGGGCTCGCTGATCGAACTCCGCGATAACGCTCGCAGGGTGCTTCAGTCACAGAACGAGGGCTGGCCGGAATCGGCCCGCGACGACGCCCGCCGGAAACTGAACGCCGCCTACGACATCTTCAAGTCCGCCTACGGCCCGATCAACAAGACCACTATCTCGGATACCGCGGACGGCACCTCGAACCGCCGGATGCCGAACCTGGTGAAGTTCCGCGAAGACCCGGACGCCATGCTGGTGATGGCCTTGGAGGAATACGACGAACAGACGGGCGAGGCGAAGAAGTCCCCGATCCTGCTCAAGGACGTGGTGGGCAAGACGCCGCCGGTCACGCACGTCGCGACGGCAGAAGAAGGGTTGCTCGTTTCGCTCGACCGCACCGGTGGCGTCGACCTGCTCCTGATCGCGAAGCTTTATGGCAAGCCCGAGGAGAAAGTCGTCGCCGAACTCGGCGATCTGATTTACCTCGACCCCGAATCGAAGCGGTGGGAGACAGCCGACGCGTACCTGTCGGGAAACGTTCGCGCGAAGCTCTCGGCTGCCGAGCGGGCCGGAGCCGCTCGGAACGTTGATGCCCTGAAGACTGTCCAGCCCGAGGACGTGCTGCCGGGTGACATCGACGCCAACCTCGGTGCGCCGTGGGTGCCGGTGAGTGACGTCCAGAAGTTCGCCTCGGAACTCTTCCACGTCGCGCCGTCCTCGATCAGTATCGCCCACATGGCCAAGGACGCGGTGTGGAGCGTGGAGGGAGATTACACGGCCGAGCGGTCCGTAGCCGTCACTTCCGACTACGGCACGTCACGCGCGAGCGGGTTGTGGCTGTTTGAACTCGCGTTGAACATGAAGACGCCCGTGATTTACGACCCGGTTCCGGGCGATCCCGACAAACGAATGGTTAACCAGGAAGAGACGCTGCGAGCGAAGGAGAAGCAGAAGCAGATCAAGGAGCAGTTCCGCTCGTGGGTGTTCGCTGATCCCGACCGTACCGAGCGGCTGGTGCGGACCTACAACGACGCCTTCAACAACCTGCGCCCTCGCCAGTTCGACGGGTCACACCTCGAATTTCCAGGGATGTCCGATGGGGTCAAGTTGCGACCTCACCAGATCGACGCCATCTGGCGCGGGATGTCCGGCGGCAACACGCTGCTCGCACACACGGTTGGTGCAGGCAAAACCATGGTCCAGGCCGCGACGGCGATGAAGCTGCGGCAGGCGGGGCTGGCCAAGAAGCCGCTTATCTGTGTGCCCAATCACATGCTTGAGCAGTTCGGCCGCGAATTCCTCCAACTCTATCCGAACGCGAAGATCCTCATCGCCTCGAAGGAGGACTTTACCAAGGAGCGGCGCAAGGTACTCACCGCGAAGATCGCTTCGGGCGAATGGGACGCGATCATTGTGACCCACTCCAGCTTCGAGCGAATGGGCATGTCGCGGGATTACCAGGAGCGGTTCCTGCGAGAGCAGATCGCCGAGTACGACGAGCTTCTGGCCGACCGGGCGGCGGAAAAGTTCTCGAAGTCCAACCGCAACATGATCAAGACGATCGAGAAGCAGAAAGCGGCGCGCGAGGCCAAACTGAAAGACCTCCTCGCCCGGGACAAGAAGGACGACGGGCTGGTGTTCGACGAACTCGGCGTCGACCACATCATGATCGACGAAGCGCATTACTTCAAAAACATGGAGGTGGCGACCAAGATGGACCGCGTCGCGGGCATCCAGACCGGCGGCTCCGAGCGGGCGTTCGACCTCTACATGAAGTGCCGCTACCTGCACGACCAGCAACCCGGCCACGGCGTTACTTTTGCGACCGGCACCCCGATCAGCAACTCGCTGGTCGAACTCTACACGATGCAACGGTTCCTCGACCCTATCGGACTGAAATCGCGCGGCATCGAGCACTTCGACGCCTGGGCCTCGACTTTCGGCGAGGTCGTTGAGGCGATGGAAATCTCCCCGGACGGCAAGTCCCTGAAGCCCCGCGCCCGGTTCTCGAGGTTCGTGAACCTGCCCGAACTCCAGCAGATGTTCCGCGCGTTCTCCGACGTGCAGACCGCCGAGATGCTGAACCTGCCCCGGCCGAAGCTGGAAGGCGGGAAGCCCCATGTCGTCGCGTGCTCGATGTCCGATGAGCAGGTTGAATTGCAGCAGAAGCTGGTCGAGCGGTATGAGCGCATTCGCAACGGCGGGGTCGATCCCCGCGAGGACAACGCGCTCGCCATCACGACCGACGGGCGGAAGCTGGCGCTGGACGCGCGCATGCTTACCGCCGGTGGCAGGGAGTTCGAGGGCTCGAAGGTCAACCGGATGGTGGAGAACGTTGTCGGCATCTGGCGCAAGACCGCCGTGACCAAGGGCACGCAGATGGTCTTCTGCGACATGGGCGTGAACCCTACCTCGTGGGGGTACTGCCCCTACGACGAGATCGTGGAGAAGCTCTCCGCCCACGGCATCCCGCGCGACCAAATCGCCGTGATGGGTGACGCCGATTCCGATGCCAAAAAGCAGGCGCTGTTCGAGAAGGTCCGCAACGGCGCGGTGCGGGTGCTGATCGGCTCGACGTCGAAGATGGGCACGGGCACCAACGTGCAGAAACGTCTCGCGGCGATGCACCATCTCGATGCACCGTGGAAACCGGCCGAGGTAGAACAGCGTGACGGTCGCATCCTCCGCCAGGGGAACCAGAACGAGGAGGTGGCGATCTACCGCTACGTCACCGAGGGCAGCTTCGACGCGTACATGTGGCAGGCTCTGGAGACGAAGGCGAAATTTATCGGGCAGATCATGACGGGTGAATCCGGCCTCCGGAAGGCCGAGGACGTGGGTGGGCAGGAACTGAGTTACGCTGAGGTGAAGGCCATCGCATCCGGGAACCCCGCCGTGCTCACACTCGCGGAAGCGGACGCCGAATTGCAGCGGCTCGGGGTACTGAAGCGAAACCACGCCGACGAGCAGTACCTCGCGCGGAAGAACCTCCGCGAGCTGCCCCAGACCATCGACCGGACAGAAAAGCGACTTGCGGCACTGGAGACGGACGCGAAAACGCTCGCGGGCGGTGACGCCGGGGTTCTGATCGTGGGAGGCCGGAGCGTGACGCCCCAAGACCCTGCTCTGGCGATCGCCCTGGACCGCATCCCCGAGACAGTGAGCTACACCCGCCGGTTTCCCATCGGAAAGTACCGCGGTCTCACCTTCGGAATCGAGAGCCATCCCGTCGGGGGATCGGACGTGTATCTCGAAGGGCAAGCCTCGCAGACGGGGCTGTTGTCGTCGCACGGCCCCCGCGCCGTGTTGAACGCGCTCGGGCGGGTGGCGGATTCCTACGGAGAACTGATCGACCGGGCCAAGCAGGACCGCGACCTCGCACAGCGGCAGGTTGCGGATTACCAGGCACGGATTGGGCGCGTGTTCACGCATGCGGCCTACATGGAGGAACTCACGGGCCTGCGCGACCGGCTGAAGGTGTCACTCTCGGGCACCCCGGCGGAGGGGGAATCCACGTCGGCGGAGCTGGCGGAGCGGATCAAATCGCTGAAAGCGGGCCACCTCGTGGAAGCGGTGCCTGCCCGCGTCCGCGAGAAGCCCAAAGCAGAACGTCGGCGCGTCGAGCGGATCATACCGGCGGCTGAAGAGGCGAAGCCCGTCGAGGAGCCGAAGCCGGAAGAGACGAAGCCTGCGGACGATAAGCCTGAGGGTGGTCCGGGAACGCATGGAACCGTTCCGGCGTTCGCAGTCCGGGTGAAGAAGCTCCAGCAGCGGTCGCTGTTTTAG
- a CDS encoding IS630 family transposase — MYFVDASHFVLASFLGWVWCFVRLYVRAASGRQRYNVLGALNAVTHELVTEINTTYITATSVCALLRTIANRGMPIPVTLVMDNARYQRCALVQGAAKELGIELLFLPSYSPNLNLIERLWKFVKMEVLNSRHHQDFKKFQDAIDGCLADLTTKHRQKLATLLTHNFQTWGNVSLLNA; from the coding sequence GTGTATTTCGTAGACGCGTCGCACTTCGTGTTGGCGTCGTTCCTGGGGTGGGTGTGGTGCTTCGTGCGGCTGTATGTGCGGGCGGCGAGTGGCCGGCAGCGGTACAACGTGCTGGGCGCGCTCAACGCGGTCACGCACGAACTGGTGACGGAGATCAACACGACCTACATCACGGCGACCTCGGTGTGTGCGTTGCTCCGCACGATCGCGAACCGAGGGATGCCGATACCGGTCACGTTGGTGATGGACAACGCCCGGTACCAGCGGTGCGCGTTGGTGCAGGGCGCGGCCAAGGAGTTGGGTATCGAGTTGCTGTTCCTGCCGAGTTACTCGCCCAACCTGAACCTGATCGAGCGACTGTGGAAGTTCGTCAAGATGGAAGTTCTGAACAGCCGCCACCATCAGGATTTCAAAAAGTTTCAGGACGCCATCGACGGGTGCCTGGCTGATCTGACGACCAAACACCGCCAGAAGCTGGCCACTCTGTTGACGCACAACTTCCAGACCTGGGGCAATGTGTCACTCCTGAATGCGTAA
- a CDS encoding RNA polymerase sigma factor codes for MDEPDPLPGLLRSLRRITLPVEDKEDAAQDAEVALLMHKGEPPNNTLAWKVTAARRRAFKIARKKRACDTCDLCGVELAEADSAREVEQRDCARAVREAVAALPEDLRVVVVICYLEEKTGIEAACACGVRPSTVCRRLQQALEMLRSTMTARGLGPS; via the coding sequence GTGGACGAGCCTGACCCGCTCCCTGGGCTCTTGCGCTCACTGAGGCGAATTACCCTCCCTGTCGAGGACAAGGAAGACGCCGCTCAAGATGCCGAGGTTGCGCTTCTGATGCACAAGGGAGAGCCACCGAACAACACGCTCGCATGGAAGGTCACCGCCGCTCGCCGGAGGGCATTCAAAATCGCTCGAAAGAAGCGTGCGTGCGACACGTGCGATCTCTGCGGGGTCGAGCTAGCCGAAGCCGACTCGGCCAGAGAGGTGGAGCAGCGAGACTGTGCCCGGGCCGTAAGGGAAGCCGTTGCAGCCCTCCCGGAAGATCTCCGTGTGGTAGTGGTCATCTGCTACCTCGAAGAGAAGACTGGAATTGAAGCCGCCTGTGCGTGTGGGGTGCGGCCAAGCACCGTCTGTCGACGCCTCCAGCAAGCCCTCGAGATGCTCCGCAGCACTATGACCGCGCGAGGGTTGGGGCCGAGCTAA
- a CDS encoding IS701 family transposase, translating into MLHHGGRAWGRTDRAASHLLREVVRPLAAEARRLTLALDDTPTERYGATVQGAGVHHNPTPGPAGGPFVYGHVWVVLGLLARHPSWGIVALPLLARLYVRRKDLPGIPARTRPGFRTKLELAVELVRWAASWLGHLGKPLWVVADGAYAKAPVLKPLRELGVTVVSRLRKDSALWSVPGPRAPHQRGPNRTYGDQRIELAKRAGQTRGWATGTFDLYGKPTEKKYKTFVATWRPAGGAIRVVLVDEPTGWVAFFCTDTAAPVGDILGSVASRFSLEIAFRDLKEVVGAGQQQVRSCGPTSGRSTCACGRSR; encoded by the coding sequence GTGCTACACCACGGTGGCCGCGCTTGGGGCCGGACCGACCGCGCGGCGTCACACCTGCTGCGGGAGGTCGTGAGGCCCCTGGCGGCGGAGGCCAGACGGCTCACGTTGGCCCTGGATGACACCCCAACGGAACGATACGGGGCAACGGTACAAGGGGCCGGGGTGCACCACAACCCGACGCCCGGGCCGGCCGGCGGACCGTTCGTGTACGGGCACGTGTGGGTGGTCCTCGGGCTCCTGGCCCGGCACCCCTCTTGGGGCATCGTTGCGCTCCCGCTGCTGGCCCGGTTGTACGTGCGCCGCAAGGACCTTCCGGGGATCCCGGCGAGGACCCGGCCCGGGTTCCGGACCAAGCTGGAACTGGCCGTCGAGTTGGTGCGGTGGGCCGCCTCGTGGCTCGGGCACCTGGGCAAGCCCCTCTGGGTGGTGGCCGACGGGGCGTACGCCAAGGCCCCGGTACTCAAGCCCCTGCGGGAGCTCGGGGTGACGGTGGTGAGCCGACTGAGGAAGGACTCGGCCCTGTGGTCCGTGCCCGGCCCGCGGGCGCCCCACCAGCGCGGACCGAACCGGACCTATGGGGACCAGCGAATCGAGTTGGCCAAGCGAGCCGGACAGACCCGCGGGTGGGCCACCGGGACGTTCGACTTGTACGGGAAACCGACGGAGAAGAAGTACAAGACGTTCGTGGCCACCTGGCGCCCGGCCGGTGGGGCGATTCGCGTCGTTCTGGTGGACGAGCCCACCGGGTGGGTGGCGTTCTTCTGCACCGACACCGCCGCGCCGGTGGGCGACATCCTCGGAAGTGTCGCGAGTCGCTTCAGCCTGGAGATCGCGTTCCGCGATCTGAAAGAAGTTGTCGGGGCGGGTCAGCAGCAGGTGCGCTCGTGCGGGCCAACGTCGGGGCGTTCCACGTGTGCCTGTGGGCGCTCACGATGA
- a CDS encoding helix-turn-helix domain-containing protein produces MMRPTYSFPEAVVEAIARDRYGHPDPRVQERMEILWLKSKNQTHGCIAELANVSRSTVQRVLRIFAVKGLDGVRSFGWKGQPSALTPHRATIEEEFRARPPHTAHDAARRIEERTGVRRKPSRVRKFLKDDLGMKCLKVAPIPVPPKKTVVEHARTQADFLKGGTGTEAGAGSGR; encoded by the coding sequence ATGATGCGCCCCACATATTCGTTTCCCGAGGCCGTGGTCGAAGCGATCGCGCGTGATCGGTATGGGCACCCGGACCCGCGCGTTCAGGAGCGCATGGAGATCCTTTGGCTCAAGAGCAAGAACCAGACCCACGGGTGCATCGCCGAGCTGGCCAATGTGTCGCGGTCCACGGTCCAGCGGGTGCTGCGGATCTTCGCGGTCAAAGGTCTGGACGGCGTCCGGTCGTTCGGTTGGAAAGGCCAGCCCAGCGCCCTGACGCCGCACCGGGCCACGATCGAAGAGGAGTTCCGCGCGCGTCCGCCGCACACGGCTCACGACGCGGCGCGGCGGATCGAGGAGCGGACCGGCGTCCGACGGAAGCCATCACGGGTCCGTAAGTTCCTGAAGGACGACCTGGGGATGAAGTGCCTGAAGGTGGCCCCAATCCCGGTCCCACCGAAGAAGACCGTCGTGGAACACGCCCGAACGCAGGCGGACTTTTTAAAAGGCGGAACTGGAACCGAAGCTGGCGCAGGCTCGGGGCGGTAA